ACTGCAAATGTTCGAGTGCCGACCGTGCCACGTGTAAGTGAGCACAGTGCACAGGGTCAAAACTACCGCCATAGAGTGCGACAGCTTTGAGGGGAGACGATAATTCAGTCGGTTTCATGGTTGCGCAGTAACTTGAAGTCGGCATTAAGAATCAAGCCAGTTTCCTACCTATCCGACGAACCGCAAATGCAAACAGCAAACGAAGTCCCGCCACACCTTTCTCTTGGAGATACTTTAACACAACTCTTGGCCACCGACGATGAGCGCGGGCTGTCGATCAATGAGATTACCAGCGCGGTGGCCGAAAAGGGCTTTGGACTGGTGTTGATCATCTTGTCATTGCCCAGTGCCCTGCCCGTTCCCGCGCCAGGCTATAGCACACCCTTTGGGATTGTGATCGCTTTGATTGCCTTGCAAATGATGAGTGGTCGCGTGGCCGTATGGCTCCCCAAGAAACTGGGTGCCATACGTATTAAACCCAGCGTTGCCAATACCATGCTCGGCAGTGCATCCAAGTTTCTAAAGATGATAGAGCGCTTTATACGCCCACGGCAAAGATGGATCCGTGGGCGCGCAGGTCAGAGTGGCCTCGCAATCGTCATTTTTATCATGGCCTGCTTGATGATGCTACCGATCCCCCTGACCAATACCTTTCCTGCCATGGTCATCTTTATGATCGGAGTGGGCCTCGCGGAAGAAGATGGCTTACTCGCGATGGCAGCCTTCGCAGTCGGCTGTTGCGCCGTGCTATTGTACGTTGGCGTGATCTACGTCGTTCTGACCCAAGGTCCCGAAGCGATTGAGCATATCAAAAATGGCATCAAATCACTGCTCGGCATGGGCGAATAAGCGGCGTAGAGAACTCGCGCGGGCGAGGTCTGGGGAACATCGAACATCCAACGTCCAACATCGAATGTTGAATCGTCTATCCGCGCAGACGCGACTGGCGTCGCATTGATTCACGGAAGTGACCGAGCTAGGCCAGATCACCCAAGGCTTTTTGACGGAAGGCTTCAAGCTTTTGCACGATATCGGTCGATTCGCCGAGTTGCATGACTTCCGCCACCAGTGCTTCAGCGTCAGACTTTGTAATGTGACGGATGAAATATTTGACCTCTGGCAATAGGCTCGAAGTGAGGCTTAAAGAGGTGGCCCCCATGCCTAGCAGCAAGCCGGCAAAGATCGGGTCACCCGCAATTTCGCCACAAATACTGATGGGCGTGTTGGCTGCATTCGCACCATCGATGATGGCTTTCAGCGTGCGCAAGACCGCAGGGTGCGCCGGGTCATACAGGTGGGCAACTTGGTCGTTCAAGCGATCCACTGCGATCAGATACTGAATCAAATCGTTGGTACCAATACTGAGAAAGTCGGTTTCAGCTGCGAGCAAGTCGATAATGACCGCGGCGCTGGGCACTTCAACCATCGCGCCGACTTCGATACCTTCATCGAACGCTTCGCCTGCGTCTCGCAGCTCTTGCTTGACTGACTCCAGCATACGGTTGGCCATGCGCAACTCGTTCATACCACTGATCATGGGATACATGATCTTCGCGTTGCCATGTGCACTCGCGCGGAGGATCGCCCGCAATTGAGTGGCAAATATGGCTTCATTGCCCAAGCAGAAACGAATCGCCCGGAAGCCCATAAAGGAATTGTCGTCCTTTACATTATCGTCGCCAATCGTCTTGTCCCCACCGACATCCAGTGTGCGGATGATAACTGGGTCCTCGCCCGCAGCTTCGACCACGGCACGGTAAGCATCATATTGTACCGATTCGGGTGGATAGCCGTGATGACGCAGAAATATGCCCTCGGTGCGGAATAATCCGACACCTTCCGCATGCATCTGCTTAACTTGCTCCATTTCTTGAACGCCTTCGACATTGGCCATCAACGAAATTGACGCTCCATCCAAGGTGACTGCGGGTTCTGCGATAAATGAGCTAAAAGTATCGTCACGTTTTTGACGCTCAGATGCGAGTTTACCGTATTTGTAAAGGCGATCTTCCGTGGGGTTGATCACGATGATTCCATCATGGCCATCCACCAAAATATGGTCACCACTCACAATACGCTTAGTGGCATCATGTGTGCCCACGACTGCGGGAATCCGCAGTGAACGCGCCATAATCACGGAGTGACTGGTCTTCCCGCCTGCATCAGTGACAAAGCCTAACAGCTTATTGCGATCTAAATCGGCAGCGTCTGAAGGCGAAATATCTTCAGAAACAATCACACTTTCGGCCGCCAATTGCCCCAGATTGACTTTTTGCATGCCAATCAAGTTGTGCAAGAGTCGACGGGAGACATCTCCGATATCGGAAACACGCTCGCGCAAATATTCATCCTCCATCGAACGGAAGAATGAGATATATCGCTGTGCCACGTTATTGTAGCAGAACTCAATATTCTTTTGCGTGCTTTGTAATTCCGCCGTGACTTCATCCAGCAGGGCGTTGTCTTCCAGCACCAGCAAGTGTGCATCAAAAATCCGTGCTTCGCCCTCCCCTAAAGATTTGGCGATTTGATCGCGAACTTCTGTAATTTCCGCGCGCGTCTCCAGAATTGCTTTATCAAAGCGTTCCAGCTCGGACGTAATTTTATCCGCAGCAATGTCGTAGCAAGGCACGTCCAACTGTTTTTGCAGATAAACGACCGCACGGCCGTGTGCCACGCCGGGAGACGCAGCGATGCCTTCGAGTATTATCTCTTCTTTAGTATGGGGATCGGTCACAAATAGAGTTGATCAAATTGAAGTTAGGGTCGCTTCGGACACGATCATCCAGTCAGCGGATTGAAGTTTCAATAAAAAATATACCTGAACCCAAAGCATTATGGCAAATACTTCGGATCGAGTCGGTTTCCGCCTCGTCCTTAGGTAATGCAAAACAACAACTTCCGCTACCACTCATCAGGCAGCGAATACCACGGGCACGCAGCTCATTGAGCAAGCAATGGATCGCCAAATATTTCTTCCCGACGACGGCCTCAAAGCTATTAAATAACAGTGAATCGGTCGATCGAGTCTCGCGAAACTGCTCGAGTCGCTCAGTTGCCTGCGCCTCGGGCTCATACCCGGCTGGCTGCGCCTGAATCAACTGCCGATAGGCCCAGGCGGTGTGAATGCCAAATTCCGGCTTAAACAAGATAACCGGCCGCCCCCGCAGACAGTCCGCAAGCTCTGGGGCGAGACTGTGGAGCACTTCACCGCGCCCCGACATTAGGGTGGGCTG
The nucleotide sequence above comes from Coraliomargarita algicola. Encoded proteins:
- a CDS encoding exopolysaccharide biosynthesis protein is translated as MQTANEVPPHLSLGDTLTQLLATDDERGLSINEITSAVAEKGFGLVLIILSLPSALPVPAPGYSTPFGIVIALIALQMMSGRVAVWLPKKLGAIRIKPSVANTMLGSASKFLKMIERFIRPRQRWIRGRAGQSGLAIVIFIMACLMMLPIPLTNTFPAMVIFMIGVGLAEEDGLLAMAAFAVGCCAVLLYVGVIYVVLTQGPEAIEHIKNGIKSLLGMGE
- the ptsP gene encoding phosphoenolpyruvate--protein phosphotransferase, whose amino-acid sequence is MTDPHTKEEIILEGIAASPGVAHGRAVVYLQKQLDVPCYDIAADKITSELERFDKAILETRAEITEVRDQIAKSLGEGEARIFDAHLLVLEDNALLDEVTAELQSTQKNIEFCYNNVAQRYISFFRSMEDEYLRERVSDIGDVSRRLLHNLIGMQKVNLGQLAAESVIVSEDISPSDAADLDRNKLLGFVTDAGGKTSHSVIMARSLRIPAVVGTHDATKRIVSGDHILVDGHDGIIVINPTEDRLYKYGKLASERQKRDDTFSSFIAEPAVTLDGASISLMANVEGVQEMEQVKQMHAEGVGLFRTEGIFLRHHGYPPESVQYDAYRAVVEAAGEDPVIIRTLDVGGDKTIGDDNVKDDNSFMGFRAIRFCLGNEAIFATQLRAILRASAHGNAKIMYPMISGMNELRMANRMLESVKQELRDAGEAFDEGIEVGAMVEVPSAAVIIDLLAAETDFLSIGTNDLIQYLIAVDRLNDQVAHLYDPAHPAVLRTLKAIIDGANAANTPISICGEIAGDPIFAGLLLGMGATSLSLTSSLLPEVKYFIRHITKSDAEALVAEVMQLGESTDIVQKLEAFRQKALGDLA